A window from Canis lupus familiaris isolate Mischka breed German Shepherd chromosome 18, alternate assembly UU_Cfam_GSD_1.0, whole genome shotgun sequence encodes these proteins:
- the OR5L1C gene encoding olfactory receptor family 5 subfamily L member 1 (The RefSeq protein has 1 substitution, 1 frameshift compared to this genomic sequence), whose translation MGEENCTSVTEFILLGLADAPELRVFLFLLFLLIYGVTVLGNLGMIAVIQVSSQLHTPMYFFLSHLSFVDFCYSTIIVPKMLPNILNRDKAISFLGCMVQFYLFCTYAITEVFLLAVMAYDRFVAICNPLLYMVTMSRNLCMELVSCCYLCGTACSLIHLCLALQIPSYRSNVINHFFCDLPPLLSLACSDVTMNELLLYIVATFNELTTILIILTSYLLILITILRMRSAEGRRKAFSTCASHLTAILVFHGTILFIYCRPGSGNSMDADKVATVFYTIVIPMLNPLIYSLRNKDVKEALRKVVSSKMFS comes from the exons ATGGGGGAAGAGAACTGCACCAGTGTAACAGAGTTCATTCTGCTTGGATTAGCAGATGCCCCAGAGCTGAGagtcttcctcttcctgctgTTTCTTCTCATCTATGGAGTCACGGTTTTGGGAAATCTGGGCATGATCGCAGTGATTCAGGTCAGCTCTCAGCTTCACACTCCCATGTACTTTTTCCTCAGCCACTTGTCCTTTGTGGATTTTTGCTACTCCACGATCATCGTGCCAAAGATGCTGCCCAATATCTTAAACAGGGACAAAGCCATCTCCTTCCTCGGTTGCATGGTgcagttctatttattttgtacttacGCAATCACTGAGGTCTTCCTGTTGGctgtgatggcctatgaccgcttcGTGGCCATCTGCAACCCACTGCTGTACATGGTCACCATGTCCCGGAATCTCTGTATGGAGCTGGTGTCCTGTTGCTACCTCTGTGGGACA GCCTGTTCTCTGATCCACTTGTGTTTAGCCCTTCAGATCCCATCCTATAGATCAAATGTGATTAACCACTTCTTTTGTGATCTACCCCCTCTCTTATCTCTTGCTTGCTCTGATGTCACTATGAATGAACTGTTGCTGTACATCGTGGCCACCTTCAACGAGCTCACCACCATCCTGATCATCCTTACCTCCTATTTGCTGATTCTCATCACCATCCTGAGGATGCGCTCTGCAGAGGGAAGGCGCAAAGCCTTTTCCACCTGTGCCTCCCACCTCACAGCCATCCTTGTCTTCCATGGAACGATCCTTTTCATTTATTGTCGGCCGGGTTCGGGCAACAGTATGGATGCTGACAAGGTGGCCACAGTGTTCTACACCATAGTGATTCCCATGCTGAACCCCCTCATCTATAGTCTGAGGAATAAGGATGTGAAAGGAGCTCTCAGAAAAGTGGTGAGCTCCAAAATGTTTTCCTAG
- the OR5L1B gene encoding LOW QUALITY PROTEIN: olfactory receptor 5L1 (The sequence of the model RefSeq protein was modified relative to this genomic sequence to represent the inferred CDS: inserted 1 base in 1 codon) has translation MAETGEENCTSVTEFILLGLADAPELRVFLFLLFLLIYGVTVLGNLGMIAVIQVSSQLHTPMYFFLSHLSFVDFCYSTIIVPKMLPNILNRDKAISFLGCMVQFYLFCTCVVTEVFLLAVMAYDRFVAICNPLLYMVTMSQNLCMELVSCCYLCGTACSLIHLCLALQIPSYRSDVINHFFCDLPPLLSLACSDVTMNELMVSIVATFNEIITIMIILTXYLLILITILRMRSTEGRRKAFSTCASHFTAILVFHGTILFNYCRPSSGNSMDTDKVATVFYTIVIPMLNPLIYSLRNKDVKEALKKVLRSRVPFEKLFS, from the exons ATGGCAGAAACGGGGGAAGAGAACTGCACCAGTGTGACAGAGTTCATTCTGCTTGGATTAGCAGATGCCCCAGAGCTGAGagtcttcctcttcctgctgTTTCTTCTCATCTATGGAGTCACGGTTTTGGGAAATCTGGGCATGATCGCAGTGATTCAGGTCAGCTCTCAGCTTCACACTCCCATGTACTTTTTCCTCAGCCACTTGTCCTTTGTGGATTTTTGCTACTCCACGATCATCGTGCCAAAGATGCTGCCCAATATCTTAAACAGGGACAAAGCCATCTCCTTCCTCGGTTGCATGGTgcagttctatttattttgtacatGTGTGGTAACTGAGGTCTTCCTGTTGGctgtgatggcctatgaccgcttcGTGGCCATCTGCAACCCACTGCTGTACATGGTCACCATGTCCCAGAATCTCTGTATGGAGCTGGTGTCCTGCTGCTACCTCTGTGGGACGGCCTGTTCTCTGATCCACTTGTGTTTAGCCCTTCAGATCCCATCCTATAGATCAGATGTGATTAACCACTTCTTTTGTGATCTACCCCCTCTCTTATCTCTTGCTTGCTCTGATGTCACTATGAATGAACTCATGGTGTCCATCGTGGCCACCTTCAACGAGATCATCACCATCATGATCATCCTCA TCTATTTGCTGATTCTCATCACTATCCTGAGGATGCGCTCTACAGAGGGAAGGCGCAAAGCCTTTTCCACCTGTGCTTCTCACTTCACAGCCATCCTTGTCTTCCATGGAACAATCCTTTTCAATTATTGTCGGCCCAGTTCTGGCAACAGTATGGATACTGACAAGGTGGCCACGGTGTTCTACACCATAGTGATTCCCATGCTGAACCCTCTCATCTATAGTCTGAGGAACAAGGATGTGAAAGAAGCTCTCAAGAAAGTATTGCGATCTAGAGTACCCtttgaaaaactattttcttGA